In bacterium, the genomic stretch CGCGTATTGCCATGAACGGTAACCACCTTGCCGCTGTGATCGAGCACAGGTGTGGCCACGATTTCAACCCAGAGCAACGAACCGTCATTTTTCCGGAGCTGTGCTTCGGTGCGCAGGCTTCGCTGCGAGATATCTCCGTCCTTTCCTTCCCGGACCCGCTGCTCCATGAGCGCGATCACATCCTCTCGCTGAAAATCATGCACCAGCTTTTCAAAACCCAGCTTCATGACCTGGTCCGGGGTATACCCGAGAATGAATTCGCTGGAAGGGCTGACGAAGGTAAGATTCAGTTCCGCGTCCGCTGTCCAGATGATATCCGTTGAATTTTCTGCCAGCAGCCGGAACTTCCGCTCACTGTCCTCGAGAGCGACTTCCGCATACTTGCGCTCGGTGAGATCGAGATAGGTTCCGGAGACGCGCAGGGGACGACCGGAGGAGTCATACTCGACGGTTTTCCCTCGCTCGAGTATCCACTTCCAATCTCCCTTTGCAGAAATCATCCAGGTCTCCGCCTGGTAGAAATCCGTCACGCCGTCAAGATGGTCGCGAAGCAATTCCTCCAACCGTCCCTGGTCCTCCTCCGGCAGGGTTTTCTTACGGAACTCCTCGAACACGGGCAGATCGGTTTCGTCGTACCCGAGCATCTCCGCAGCACGGCGGTTAAGCGACATCCTTCCGGTATCGAGTGAAAACTCCCATGCGCCGAGATTCGCACCCCAGAGCGCGAGGTCGAGCAGTTCGCGGGATCCCCGTACTTCCTTCTCGATTCTACGCCGCTCGGTGATATCTTCCCCACTGCTGAGAATGCCGACGAGCCTGCCCTTGCTGTTGTGCAGCAGGGCGTTGTGCCAGCGAAGCAAGCGCTCCTCTTTCTCCCTGTTCAGCACAACATTCTCGTGGGTCTCCGGCTGGTCAACTTCCCCATCTACAATTCTGTGGAAATATCGACGGAGCTGTTCCCTGTCGCGCTCGGGAATGCAGAGTTCGAACCAGTCCTTCCCCACCAGCTCATGCTCCTGATAGCCCAGCAGCTCACAGCCTTTGCGGTTGATAATGCTGATCCGGCCTTCGAGATCAAGAGAGAGCAGCATGACACCGGCGATGTCGAGATACTGCTGCGTCTCCGTACGCACATCGCGCAGCGCATCCTCGGTCCCGCGTTTTTCCGTCACATCGGAAATCACGCCACTGAGTCCGACCAGGTAATCTGCCTGCATGCGCCGGCGTCCACTGAAGTGGAGGATATACTCGCTGCCGTTTTTTGCATGCACCGGGTATTCGCAATCGGACAAGCGACCCTGGAGCATGGACAGCAAACTCTCCGCCCACTCCGCTCTTCTGTCCGGAAGCAGAATATCAGCCACGGGCATGCCTGTGAGTTCATCGGCGCTGTACCCGATAATGCGTGAAATGCCGGGACTCAGGAAGGTAAAGCGCCCGTTGATATCAATCTCATACAGCGCTTCGTCGATGTTTTCGAGTATGGTCTCAAAGCGCCGCTGCGTATCCTGCAGACGGTTTTCCGCCCGCTTCCTCCCGCTGATATCTACGATGTATGCCGTGTGTGAAACAGGGACATCATCCCCGGCCCGCTGCAGACGCGTTGTCTCATGCACCCAGACAGTTTCCTGTTTCTGGTCGAGCATGCGATAGTCGATCTCCAGTACTTCGGTCCCCTCCGCAATCTGTCGTTCCCATTTTTCCACGACACTGTCACGGTCTTCCGGATGCAACAGGGCCAGCCCCCCCTCTTCGTCCTCCCTGAGTGCGACAGGCTGATAGCCGAGTCGCACAATATTCCGCGAAACGTAAAGAATGCCGAACGGTGGCTGTGCGAGACGCTGAATGACGATGGTCGGACCCGCGACAAACATATCACGCTCGGCCTGCAGCTGCTCTCGTGCTACCTGCAGCGCGCTGTTCCGCTCAGCCAGTTCCTCCTGCGTGTGACGCAATTCCGATGTAATGCGCTTGCGTTCGATCGCGTAGCGGATGCTGCGTGACAGCAGAGGTTCGCGCGCATCGCCCTTGATGATATAATCCTGCGCACCGAGACGCACCGCTTCGACAGCAATGTCTTCGTCAGTATTGCCACTGAAGATGATGATGGGAATTTCCTGCACCGCGGCGTTCATGCGCCGGAACGTGTCCAGTCCGTCGCTGTCCGGCAGGTTCAGATCGAGCAGGATACAATCGGGCTCCCATTCGAGCGCGATCTCTATCCCCGCTTCCAGCGCTTCGGCCGCCCGCAATTCCTGCACACTGCTTGCGTCCTGCCCCAGGATGGTGCTGATAAACTGTATTTGATCCCGATCATCTTCGATCAGAAGGACAGCATAGCGATCTTGGTCGGATGAGGTCATGGAAGACGCAACGGCGCAGTGAAACAGACATAACGCTGTGATGTTCGGACTGAGTATCAGCCGTTCGGATTCTGCAAATCGTATTCGTTGATTTTCGACAGCAGCGTGTTGTACGCAACCTGCAGGACACGTGCGGTCTTCGCTTTGTTCCAGTTCGTGGTGTTCAGGGTTTCCAGAATGATCTGGCGTTCGACCTGGGCGATGTGCTTTTTGACATGGTCCTTCAGTGCCGCGCCCTCTTCGAGCCGCGGTATGGGAGCACTGCCCGGGTTTGGAGTGCCTGGGACGGTTCCATCCATGAATTCGAGGTGTTCGAGTTCCACGACCTCCGATGCCTGCAGCACGCTCGAGCGAACAGTGGAGCGGAGCTGACGCACATTACCCGGCCACTCGAACATGATAAGAGCATCCATTGCAGCTGCCGAGCATCCCTTCACCTGCTTACCGAGTTCCTTGTTCGTCTGTTCGATGAACTTATCAACCAGGAACGGGATGTCACCTTTCCTCTCACGCAGCGCAGGGACATGGATGGAAAATTCCTTCAACCGGTAGTAGAGGTCCGCGCGGAAATCTTTCTTTTCAATCAGCGATTGCAACTCCGTATTGCTTGCTGCGATGACACGGACATCGATACTGATGGACGTTCCCCCGCCGACACGGAAAATGGCACGATCCTGCAGCGCACGCAGCAGCTTGGCCTGCGAAGCCCAGGACATATTTGGCACCTCATCGAGAAATATCGTCCCACCCTGCGCGAGTTCGAATTTTCCTTTTTTCTGATTCTTCGCGTCGGTAAACGCCCCCTCTTCGTGACCGAAAAGCTCACTTTCGAGCAGAGCCTCGGGGATTGCACCACAGTCGACAGGAATGAACGGCTTGTCAGCTCTCCCGCTCATGCTATGGATGGCGCGTGCAATAAGCTCTTTTCCCGTTCCTGTTTCTCCCGTAATCAGCACGTCGAAATTGCTCTTCGCCACTTTCCTTGTGCGCGCGGCAAGTTCTGTGATGACCTCACTGGTCCCCATGTCATGCAGAATGGGATCCTGCTGGGAATCACCACCTCCATTGTTCTGTACGTTGAAAAGGTCAGTGCGCGGCTTGTTCCGCTTTACCGCCTCCCCGACGACGCGGAGAAGTTCATCATTGTGAAAAGGCTTGGCGATGTAGTCGAAGGCGCCATCACGCATAGCGTCTACAGCGCCCGTGACACCGGCCATGGCGGTCATGAGAATGACGGGGAAGGTATCGTCTATCGTTTTTACACGACGAAGGACCTCCATCCCTGTCAGTCCGGGCATGATGATATCCATGAGCAACACGTCCGGGAGGCGGTCACTTATCAGTTTCAGCGCCTGCTCGCCATTGGAGGCCGTTCGTACCGCGTAGCCCGCGTCCTCGAACACGCCCCCCAGCACCAGGCACATCATTTCTTCATCGTCGACGATCAGTATTTCGTCCTTTGGAGGCATAGTCCCTCAATAGCCGAATGCAGCGTAATGAACGATGTTTTTCAGGTGATTTTGACAATTATTCGTTCGCTCAGTTTATTCATTTCAAGGATGAATCGCAAGTTTGCGTGTTGTATACTTGAAGGAATGGAAATGATCATTTCAATCGGCTGTACATGCGTTTAAACCGCTCAACCGTGCTCATTACCGGTGCGTCCGAAGGCATCGGACGCGCAACGGCGAAGCTCTTTGCCACAAGGGGCTGCCATGTGATCGCCGCCGCGCGAACCGGCACGAGACTTGAGAGTCTCGCCGAGGAGATTCATGCGGAAGGAACCGGCAGCTGCGAACCCCTGCTTATTGACGTTTCCGACGCGGAAGGTACGGTAGACAAACTTGGCAGCATCGCGGAGGAGAAGGATATCTCCATCGCAATTATCAACGCCGGGGTGGGCCAATACGGACCTTTCGCACAGACACCATGGAGCGACGTCGCTCCACTGCTTCGTGTAAACATCGATGGTGCCATGGCTGCAACACGTGCAGTCATTCCCTCAATGATCGCGAAGCGCAGGGGAAGCGTCGTCCTTATCTCCTCCACCATCGGAAAACGTGCAGTGCCGTATAATGCCGCGTACTGTGCGTCCAAATACGCGTTACAGGGATTCAGTGAAGCGCTTCGGCTCGAACTTCGTCCCTTCGGCGTACACCTTGGCGTTGTGTGTCCGGCCCGCACGGATACGGCCTTTTTCAACAGCATGACCTTCTCTGTGCCGCAACGCAGCAGCCGGAAGGTGCCCACGAGCGATCCCCTGCGCGTCGCCCGCGCCATTCTGCGCTGTGTCGAACGCCGGAGGAGGGAAATCGTGGTCAGTCCTGAAGGAAAGCTCTACACGTTCGTTGGCACGCATTTCCCGCGCCTGACCGACGCCATTCTGTATCACAGTGTCCCACGTCCCACAGAACCATGAAAACGCAACAGTATCTCCGCCTCATTCTTTTCGATATTGATGGTACGCTGATCTCGACAAACGGCATCGCCCGCACGACTTTCGCCGAAGCATTGGACGAAGCGCTGCAGCGTACAAGCGCTGCGAAGGAATATGATCTCGCGGGAAAAACTGATCAGCAGATTTATACGGACATCATGCGGGCATCGGGTGCGGATGACACGCAGATCAGCGAGCTTCGCGAAAAAACGTTCGATACCTTCTTCAGACTGCTCGAACAGCGTCTCAACCGTGACAACGTGACCGTACTCCCCGGCGTTCGGGAGCTCCTCGCCGCTCTCGCCGTTGAACAGGTCGCCACCGTTGCACTGCTGACAGGCAACATGCTGCAGGGAGCGCGTATCAAGCTTACGCCGCCGGAACTGCTGCAGCATTTCACTTTCGGCGCCTTTGGCAACGACGCGTTTCACCGGCATGAACTGCCGGCAATCGCCGCAGCGCGCGCATATGACCGAACCGGTGCCACCTTCAAGGCAAAAGACATTGTGATTATCGGCGACACCCCGCATGACATCGATTGCGGACGGCATCTGAACGTGCGGAGCATCGGCGTCGCCTCCGGAGGTTACAGTTATGATGAACTCGCAAAACACAAACCGGATCACTGTTTCGAGGATCTCACCGACATCGACAGGCTGTTCAGCGCGATCTTCGATTAACCTGCTGCAGCTGCCCGCTCCGCTGCTCCTGCTCGCTCTGCTGTTGTTCCTGCCAGGGGTGACCGCAGCTCAGGCCCCGCTCCCATGGAGAAGCAACATCTGGGAGGAGGATTTCAGCAGCTTCGACGCCGGCAGCTATTTCCTCGGCACCAACAGCCGTCATGATGCGGCAAACGGGAATTTCATCCTCACCCCGGAGGAGCCCGCGCAGGCAGGACGCCTCTACCTCTTGCGGCGGCTTCCCATCAATACATTCGATTTGAGCTTCCGTGCGCGCTTCGGCGTCAACACGCCGGCGAATCAGAGCGGTGCCGACGGCATCGCCTTCGTCATGGGCGCTGTGTACGATTATCCTTCCGCGGGAGGAGGGACGCTGAACTTCGACGGCTGTGTGGGATTCGGAATGGAGTTCGACACATACGAAAATTCGGGGCAGAACGATCCGTCGCAGGAACATATCGCCCTGTTGCGGGATCGCGCCGATAATCACCTTCAATACGAAACGCTCGTACCGGGCACGCTTGAAGACGGCAATTGGCACACATTGCAGGTGCGTTTCCACGACGGCTACATCGAAGGCTGGATCGATGGTGTCCGTCGCCTCAATACGTCAATTCTTAATTTCTTCCCTTACGATGGATACTTCGGCTTCACCGCTGCTACCGGCTCCGCGTTCAACGAACACCGGATCGATGACATCAGCCTCTCCGCGCCGACGCGGATTTCAATGAATGCCGGGACACACAACGTCTGTGAACCTGTCATCATTGACACGTCGCTTCTGCTGCTCAACAATCACCCGTCGAACGAAGTCCTGACGATCACCGATGTATCGCTTGACGGCGATGTGGACGTCTTCAATCTCGCACCGGTTTCGCTGCCCCTGAATGTGGGACCCGGTCTAACCCACGAACTTCCGCTTCAGATTCAACTTGACCGCGAAGGATTGTTTTCCGCCATACTCACCTGTGTCTCCCAGCGCGGGGAACGGATTTATGACACGTTGCGCATTCGCGGCACCTTGCCGCGCCTCACGTTCAATCCCTCGTCGTACGCCTTCGCAACCACTGCAACGGGAAGCAGCCGTACTGCTACGGTTTCACTACGCAATACCGGCGCGGTAGCTGTCGATCTCGAAGGATTGTCACTTCCCACCGGAATGTTCTCTGTGCTATCCCCGGTGAGCTTTCCCGTGCACATCGCTCCCGGCGCACAGCTGCAGGTGCAACTGCAGTTTTTACCATCACGCAGCGGAACGTTCACCGATACACTGCACATCGTCAACAGCTGCGGTGCGTTCAATACACTGCTGCTTCTCGGCGAAGCTGAGGATGATCGTATCGCTTTTTCATTTCAGCCACGCACCCTGCTGCTTCAGCCCGGTGGCAATGATGAGATTTACCTCCACATCGACAGTCTGCCACGCTTCACCGGAATTCGGCAGCTGGAACTGTACATCAGCTTCCCGAATGCGCATACCAACCTGGGCGGTTCAGGAAAGGTGGACGGCACCCTGCCGCCGGGCAGCGACACACAGCAGCTGGCGGTGGAATGGGGCAGCCCGGGATTCGTACATACGAGGTTGACGCTCCCCAGCGTCCTGGACGATACCGGCGCCGTGTTTTCCCTGCTATTCCTTGGCGCAATGGCGAGTCCTCCCTGCGACAGTATCACGCTCGACAGCGTCCGTATCAATGATGGAATGATGCTGTATCCCGGAACAGCGCTCCTTGTGCAGAACGGCCGTATCTGCGTAAACGGGTCCTGCAGACACCCGGAAGGACTTGTGGCACTTCCCCTCCCCGAAATGCTTGTCTCCCCGCATCCGCTCGCATCGGGCAGCACGGTACACATCACGCTGCCGGACCAGGGGATGGTTCGTCTGCGGCTCAGGGACCTACTCGGCCGCTCACGAGCAAACATCCTGCATACGACCCTGCCCGGTGGAGAACATGTCGCCACCCTGCCGGTCGATGATCTCCCTGCGGGGTGCTACATGCTGGAGCTGCAGTGGAATGAGCATACAGTTCTGCAGCCGGTACTGATGCCCTAGCGGTGCGAGGCCCTCCACTCGCTTCCCTCAGTCACCGATCAACAGCAATCAGTCACCGATCAACAGCAATCAGCCACCGATCAACAGCAATCAGCCACCGATCAACAGCAATCAGCCACCGATCAACAGCAATCGGCGCTGCATGCCGGCGGGGGAATGCAAGACGAGATGATAACTCCCTGCCGCAAGTCCGGAAAGCGGGATCTGCAGGCTGCGCGTCTCTGCGGTCATTCTTCCCTCCCAGATGCGGCGAACCATTCTTCCCAGCTCATCATACAGTGCAATATGCACCGATGACCCGCCTGCTGCACCGCCCAGCTGCAGCGTAAAGCTGCCATCGACATGTGCTGGTTGCGGAAATAATCCTTCGATCTCGGGAGCCTGTGCTGCTGCCATCGGATGCGCATCCAGCGGTCCATCAATCCCCAGATACGCAAGCGATCCCTCTAACAGGGCCCGGGCGGTGCGATCGAAGTCACCAGCTGCGGTGCAGTTCATATCTTCATACGTCAGGGCCATGACCGACTCGCCGTAATTGCGCCAGAACCAGCTTTCGGGATAACGGTCGGGGGTACCGCCTGTCCAGCTCACAAAATAATCATATGGCTCGATTCCCCCGGGAAACGCTGTGCGCACGGCATTGATGAACTGCTGCTGCAGCTGTGTAAAAAGTATGGAACTCCCCTCGGCGGCATGATAGACGAAATACCGTTTGCAGTCGTACGCGGAATGAAGATTCAGCGCAATCTCGATCGGCATGTCTGATTGCATCAAGCTGCGCAGCCGGTTGCGAAGCGCATTCACTTCCGCCTCGGGTGTGGACGAGCCCCAGTTGCTCTCGAGGTCAACTCCATTTGCATTTTCCCGCGGGTAACGCAGCACGACTCCATCCGGATTGACCATGGGAAGGATGTCGATAACACAATGGTCCAGCACCCGCTCCGCGAGCGGCGAATCCGACAGCAGCTCGTCTATGAGCGCGCGAAGTACTTCAGACGATTCACTCTCGATGGGATGCGTGCGAGCATGAAGCCAGATTCGGCGTTTCGGGATGTGAGATGCGGGATTCGTGATCTGCAGATGGAACAGAGGACGACGCTGCACGCTGTACCCGAGCAGCTGCGCATCCACTGACGGATGCAGGTTCCACGCCTGCACATTCGCCAGCATATCCGCAAAATCATACCCCCAGCGCTGAGCCTCACTTTTACGACCGAGCCCCTGTTCACTGGCAAAACCACACGGGTCCCGTTCCTGCGCCTGGAGTCCTAGCATCGGAAACAGGTAGGAAAGCCCCACAAATAAGAGGAAAGCAGGTATTGTTTTGTACGGATACTGATGTTTCATGTGTATTAGATTACAAAATTTTCATGATAATCAGGGATGAAAAGCGCGTCTATTTTTTGATCCACGTACAGGAATACGCTACTTTTTCTGAGACCGCTGCAGGAACAACTCATCTCTACCCTTCCGCCTGAATACCCTGTTGCGGCATTCCACTTCGCCAGCCATATTTGGAGCGTCGTTATGAAGTTGCTGCGTCTGCTTTTCCTCGTCAGCCTGCTGCCCATCACTGTTTTCGCCCAGGCCCCTGTCAACTATGACGATGTGGGACTGATAATCAACACGAACGATACGAATTCAGTTGCGATCGGTGAATATTTCATGCTCAGACGGGATATTCCACAGCGCAACGTGATCTATATCGATGCGCCGGCGACGGAAACCATCACAGGGGAGAAATTCACCGATGTGCGCGCACAGATTGAGGACTATCTTGCATCGAGCGGACTGGTCGACACACTGAATTACCTGGTGACGACGAAAGGCGTTCCCCTGCGCGTGACATACGGTGGAGACCTTTACAAACCGGATCCGCGGAATGCAGCGTTTGACGCTGAAATCATGTTGGTGCTTGGATATTTCTCGGCGCATATAGGACGTAATACGCTCATCATCCCTCCCGGCTCGATCCGCACGCAGGCCTATTTCATGAAGGACGAACACTACAACCGGAAATCCATTATCCCGGGCAGCAGTCCCGCCCAGCCGTATGACATGTTCCTCACCACCAGGCTGACGGGATTGACGAAGGAGGATGTGTTCAGCATGATTGATCGCAGCGGACCGTTTACGTTCGTGAACAAAGACAGTGCGCTGTTCGTTTTCGACCGGGATCCGATTCCCATCACGCTCGATCCGTATGACAACAATCTCGGCGAGGCGGGAACAGTCGTTGAAGGATTCGGCTGGAATGCACTGGTCAACACAGACTCCGTCTATGTAACCGAACAGCGGAATGTCATGGGCTATGCGAGCTGGGGATCCAACGACCATTTTGATCATTATTTCACCAGCCACGCCCGCCCCCAGAACACCTGGCTCCCCGGTTCACTCGCGGAAACCTATGTATCGACGTCCGCTCGTAATTTTACTCCCGGACAAACCGGGGGACAATCCCGCATCGCCGACCTCTTCGCGGAAGGCTGCACCGGGGCGAGCGGGTACGTGTTTGAGCCATATGACATCGCACTGACATGGGTGAACGTGCTGTTCAATCGCTATCTGCGCGGGTACAATCTCGCGGAGAGCTATTATATGACCAATCCGACGATTTCCTGGATGGCCACCATCGTCGGGGACCCGAAAACTTCCATCATTACGGAATATCCTCCCCTCCCCTCTCCCACCGTCAGTGGTCCGGATGTAATTTGCGAGGGCAGTAATCTCTCCCTTACCGCAGCCGATTCTGAAGAGGGCTGGATGAACTGGTTCGAGGGTGATTCGGTCTCAGTGAAAGCAGCAGGACCTCCCTTTGACGACACGCACCCGCTCTGGGTCGCAGAGGGAAGCGACTGCCTGCTGCAGGCGGGCGATGCCGGGACAAAAACCTGGACTTTCGTCAACGAAAATTTTGTCGGCAGAGGCTTTGCCGAGTTCACGGCCGAGGTGCTTCCCGGACTCCAGGCTGAGATTACGTCTTCCGCTGATACCGTCTATCTCGATACCGATCCTGAAGTGCATTTTTCCGTCTCTGCACAGGGAGTCTACTCCTGGGACTGGGATTTCGGTGACGGTGGAAATAGCAGTGATCCCTCTCCGTTGCATCGCTATACGGCAACCGGTGAATACACGGTGACGGTGGAAGTCTCGAACGGAACCTGCACTGCAACAGCACAGACCACCGTGGTCGTTCTCAACAGCACGGGCACAGAGAATTCGCGACCGCTGGCAGGTCGTATCCAGCTGCTGCAGAACTATCCGAATCCCGTCGCACCCACAACGGCAATTCCCTTTTTCCTGCCATCCCGCATGCAGGCGCGCA encodes the following:
- a CDS encoding TIGR03790 family protein — protein: MKLLRLLFLVSLLPITVFAQAPVNYDDVGLIINTNDTNSVAIGEYFMLRRDIPQRNVIYIDAPATETITGEKFTDVRAQIEDYLASSGLVDTLNYLVTTKGVPLRVTYGGDLYKPDPRNAAFDAEIMLVLGYFSAHIGRNTLIIPPGSIRTQAYFMKDEHYNRKSIIPGSSPAQPYDMFLTTRLTGLTKEDVFSMIDRSGPFTFVNKDSALFVFDRDPIPITLDPYDNNLGEAGTVVEGFGWNALVNTDSVYVTEQRNVMGYASWGSNDHFDHYFTSHARPQNTWLPGSLAETYVSTSARNFTPGQTGGQSRIADLFAEGCTGASGYVFEPYDIALTWVNVLFNRYLRGYNLAESYYMTNPTISWMATIVGDPKTSIITEYPPLPSPTVSGPDVICEGSNLSLTAADSEEGWMNWFEGDSVSVKAAGPPFDDTHPLWVAEGSDCLLQAGDAGTKTWTFVNENFVGRGFAEFTAEVLPGLQAEITSSADTVYLDTDPEVHFSVSAQGVYSWDWDFGDGGNSSDPSPLHRYTATGEYTVTVEVSNGTCTATAQTTVVVLNSTGTENSRPLAGRIQLLQNYPNPVAPTTAIPFFLPSRMQARITVTDLLGRVVATVLDAEMDGGQHTVLWESDGLEPGTYHCVLEADGQRSIRRLQILR
- a CDS encoding HAD hydrolase-like protein, with translation MKTQQYLRLILFDIDGTLISTNGIARTTFAEALDEALQRTSAAKEYDLAGKTDQQIYTDIMRASGADDTQISELREKTFDTFFRLLEQRLNRDNVTVLPGVRELLAALAVEQVATVALLTGNMLQGARIKLTPPELLQHFTFGAFGNDAFHRHELPAIAAARAYDRTGATFKAKDIVIIGDTPHDIDCGRHLNVRSIGVASGGYSYDELAKHKPDHCFEDLTDIDRLFSAIFD
- a CDS encoding SDR family NAD(P)-dependent oxidoreductase, with the translated sequence MRLNRSTVLITGASEGIGRATAKLFATRGCHVIAAARTGTRLESLAEEIHAEGTGSCEPLLIDVSDAEGTVDKLGSIAEEKDISIAIINAGVGQYGPFAQTPWSDVAPLLRVNIDGAMAATRAVIPSMIAKRRGSVVLISSTIGKRAVPYNAAYCASKYALQGFSEALRLELRPFGVHLGVVCPARTDTAFFNSMTFSVPQRSSRKVPTSDPLRVARAILRCVERRRREIVVSPEGKLYTFVGTHFPRLTDAILYHSVPRPTEP
- a CDS encoding choice-of-anchor D domain-containing protein — protein: MMNSQNTNRITVSRISPTSTGCSARSSINLLQLPAPLLLLALLLFLPGVTAAQAPLPWRSNIWEEDFSSFDAGSYFLGTNSRHDAANGNFILTPEEPAQAGRLYLLRRLPINTFDLSFRARFGVNTPANQSGADGIAFVMGAVYDYPSAGGGTLNFDGCVGFGMEFDTYENSGQNDPSQEHIALLRDRADNHLQYETLVPGTLEDGNWHTLQVRFHDGYIEGWIDGVRRLNTSILNFFPYDGYFGFTAATGSAFNEHRIDDISLSAPTRISMNAGTHNVCEPVIIDTSLLLLNNHPSNEVLTITDVSLDGDVDVFNLAPVSLPLNVGPGLTHELPLQIQLDREGLFSAILTCVSQRGERIYDTLRIRGTLPRLTFNPSSYAFATTATGSSRTATVSLRNTGAVAVDLEGLSLPTGMFSVLSPVSFPVHIAPGAQLQVQLQFLPSRSGTFTDTLHIVNSCGAFNTLLLLGEAEDDRIAFSFQPRTLLLQPGGNDEIYLHIDSLPRFTGIRQLELYISFPNAHTNLGGSGKVDGTLPPGSDTQQLAVEWGSPGFVHTRLTLPSVLDDTGAVFSLLFLGAMASPPCDSITLDSVRINDGMMLYPGTALLVQNGRICVNGSCRHPEGLVALPLPEMLVSPHPLASGSTVHITLPDQGMVRLRLRDLLGRSRANILHTTLPGGEHVATLPVDDLPAGCYMLELQWNEHTVLQPVLMP
- a CDS encoding sigma-54 dependent transcriptional regulator, with the protein product MPPKDEILIVDDEEMMCLVLGGVFEDAGYAVRTASNGEQALKLISDRLPDVLLMDIIMPGLTGMEVLRRVKTIDDTFPVILMTAMAGVTGAVDAMRDGAFDYIAKPFHNDELLRVVGEAVKRNKPRTDLFNVQNNGGGDSQQDPILHDMGTSEVITELAARTRKVAKSNFDVLITGETGTGKELIARAIHSMSGRADKPFIPVDCGAIPEALLESELFGHEEGAFTDAKNQKKGKFELAQGGTIFLDEVPNMSWASQAKLLRALQDRAIFRVGGGTSISIDVRVIAASNTELQSLIEKKDFRADLYYRLKEFSIHVPALRERKGDIPFLVDKFIEQTNKELGKQVKGCSAAAMDALIMFEWPGNVRQLRSTVRSSVLQASEVVELEHLEFMDGTVPGTPNPGSAPIPRLEEGAALKDHVKKHIAQVERQIILETLNTTNWNKAKTARVLQVAYNTLLSKINEYDLQNPNG